A stretch of the Thunnus thynnus chromosome 7, fThuThy2.1, whole genome shotgun sequence genome encodes the following:
- the rtn4rl1b gene encoding reticulon-4 receptor-like 1b, giving the protein MFKRGCGLEFLLILCGLELSWSCPRHCICYTAPSTVSCQAHNFLSVPEGIPPDSERIFLQNNKIHRLLRGHFSSNTVTLWIYSNNITYIEPSTFHGFTLLEELDLGDNRHLRALAEDTFHGLNRLNALHLYRCGLSSLPNNIFQGLRNLQYLYLQDNHLKFLQDDTFADLHNLSHLFLHGNRLKSLNQNTFRGLRALDRLLLHQNQIEWVDRLAFHDLKRLTTLYLFNNSLIQLSGQCLETLPALEYLRLNDNPWSCDCKALALWEWLKRFRGSTSSVGCQAPADMIGRDLKELRKEDFPNCSPTVPNSESRAQTYNLSGTVNPSMNRGVAVGSGGQTHIVHPSRPGRPRNCTKPRNRVSKGKGDNEVHHSKEVMADKEDSSPDFTDGGKHDHTSPDGTVTRRKHKCIPRTTVRPPSGVQQANNRATLSQSLLQVYALLVALITTNIDFILR; this is encoded by the exons GCTGTGGGCTGGAGTTCCTGCTGATTCTCTGTGGGCTCGAGCTTTCCTGGTCCTGCCCCCGTCACTGTATCTGCTACACTGCACCCAGCACCGTCTCCTGCCAAGCCCACAACTTCCTGTCGGTCCCTGAAGGCATTCCTCCTGACAGTGAGCGCATCTTCTTACAGAACAATAAGATCCACCGCTTACTTCGGGGTCACTTCAGCTCCAACACGGTCACTCTTTGGATATACTCCAACAACATCACATACATTGAGCCCTCCACCTTCCACGGCTTCACGCTGCTCGAGGAGCTGGATCTGGGAGACAACCGCCACCTGCGCGCCTTGGCAGAAGACACCTTTCACGGGCTGAATCGCCTCAATGCGCTACACCTGTACCGTTGTGGACTCAGTTCACTTCCTAATAACATTTTCCAAGGACTCAGAAACCTGCAGTATCTCTACTTGCAG GATAATCATCTGAAGTTCCTGCAGGATGACACCTTTGCAGACCTCCACAACCTGAGCCACCTATTTCTGCATGGAAACCGTCTGAAGAGCCTCAACCAGAACACCTTCAGAGGCCTTCGGGCTTTGGACCGTCTGCTTCTGCACCAAAATCAGATCGAGTGGGTTGATCGCCTGGCTTTCCATGACCTGAAACGTCTCACCACCCTCTACCTGTTCAACAACTCCCTGATACAGCTGTCCGGGCAGTGTCTGGAAACCCTGCCTGCCCTGGAGTACCTGCGCCTCAACGACAACCCCTGGTCATGTGACTGCAAGGCCCTGGCGTTATGGGAATGGTTGAAGCGTTTCCGAGGTTCAACATCTTCTGTGGGTTGCCAGGCACCGGCTGATATGATTGGGAGAGACCTCAAGGAGCTTCGCAAGGAGGACTTCCCCAACTGCTCACCAACTGTTCCTAATTCTGAGTCCAGAGCCCAGACTTACAATTTATCTGGCACAGTGAACCCGTCTATGAATCGTGGCGTAGCAGTGGGCTCTGGGGGGCAGACCCACATAGTGCACCCCTCGAGGCCTGGTCGTCCTCGGAACTGCACAAAGCCTCGTAATAGGGTGAGCAAGGGAAAAGGTGACAATGAGGTTCACCACTCAAAGGAGGTCATGGCAGACAAGGAGGATTCCTCCCCAGATTTCACAGATGGGGGGAAACACGACCATACTTCCCCGGATGGCACCGTCACACGGAGGAAGCACAAGTGCATTCCCCGGACCACTGTTCGTCCCCCTAGTGGGGTTCAGCAAGCCAACAATAGGGCAACCTTATCCCAGTCCTTACTACAAGTCTACGCCCTCTTGGTGGCCTTGATAACGACAAATATTGACTTCATTCTCCGTTGA